From the genome of Scytonema hofmannii PCC 7110, one region includes:
- a CDS encoding alpha/beta hydrolase, which yields MGGTKTCLRPNKQLIWLQVALGTLNTCLIPILTTHPASSAERVELSYGILERSIPINSLEAYAKTGIVNDNLAVYARYVSSQELSELRQILLTPIPLDVVEVSQFLYTPIGERLLKRLGEIIQTESRLSGFYAIRAALILATADPQGLTLLNVLRKFPSSTISINLARSLTIARELRALVNQTQNAIALINEQSTLEAATTPDLTAVEVPSFQKLGSFNWQKITITLNDLSRDRTFPTDIYLPITSSPRPIIVISHGLGSDRTSFAYLARHLASYGFVVAVPEHPGSNSQQLQALLEGTADRVTNPREFIDRPLDVKYLLDELTRLSKNNPAFAERLNLQQIGVVGQSFGGYTALALAGAPINFQQLSKDCPALEDTLNISQLLQCLALRLPPSQYNLFDPRVKAVIAINPVDSIIMGQDSLSQIKIPVMIVSSSADTIAPALLEQIQPFSWLTTPNKYLVLINGGTHFSAIAESPNAAIPVPTEVTGPSPVLARSYVQALSVPFFLTYVIDRASYRRYLSADYVNAISQKPLPLSLVTSLTPTQLEQTAR from the coding sequence ATGGGAGGAACCAAAACTTGCTTGAGACCTAATAAGCAATTAATATGGCTGCAAGTCGCTTTAGGAACTTTAAACACTTGCCTCATACCTATTTTGACCACCCATCCTGCGTCAAGTGCAGAACGCGTTGAGTTATCCTATGGGATCTTAGAACGGTCTATCCCTATTAATTCTCTCGAAGCCTATGCAAAGACTGGCATTGTGAATGATAACTTGGCTGTCTATGCACGATACGTCAGTTCTCAAGAACTCAGTGAACTACGGCAGATTTTGCTGACTCCTATTCCCTTAGATGTAGTAGAAGTTTCACAATTTCTTTACACGCCCATTGGCGAGAGATTATTAAAACGTTTGGGAGAAATCATTCAGACGGAATCTCGCTTATCAGGGTTCTACGCAATTCGAGCCGCGCTGATTCTAGCTACAGCAGATCCGCAAGGTTTAACGCTGTTGAATGTACTACGCAAGTTTCCTTCAAGCACGATTTCGATTAATTTAGCCCGCAGTCTCACAATTGCTCGGGAGTTAAGGGCTTTAGTCAATCAAACTCAAAATGCGATAGCACTTATTAACGAGCAATCAACCCTTGAGGCAGCCACTACCCCCGACCTCACTGCCGTTGAAGTTCCTTCTTTCCAAAAACTGGGATCCTTTAATTGGCAAAAGATAACTATTACGCTCAATGACTTATCCCGCGATCGTACTTTTCCCACCGACATTTACCTGCCAATCACTTCAAGCCCTCGTCCAATCATTGTTATTTCCCACGGACTTGGCTCTGACCGAACTAGTTTTGCTTACCTGGCTCGTCACCTTGCTTCTTATGGTTTTGTGGTTGCTGTTCCAGAGCATCCGGGCAGTAATTCACAACAGTTGCAAGCACTGTTAGAAGGTACGGCGGATCGAGTTACGAACCCCAGAGAATTTATTGACCGACCATTGGATGTCAAGTATTTGTTGGATGAACTGACTCGCCTATCTAAGAATAACCCAGCATTCGCAGAACGTTTGAATCTGCAACAGATTGGTGTGGTGGGGCAATCGTTTGGTGGATACACAGCATTAGCACTGGCAGGAGCGCCAATAAATTTTCAACAACTTAGTAAGGATTGTCCAGCGTTGGAGGACACACTCAATATTTCGCAGTTGCTTCAATGTTTAGCGCTGCGTTTGCCACCATCTCAATATAACCTCTTCGATCCACGAGTGAAGGCAGTCATTGCTATTAACCCTGTCGATAGCATCATTATGGGGCAAGATAGTCTTAGCCAAATCAAAATTCCAGTCATGATTGTAAGTAGCAGTGCTGATACAATTGCTCCTGCTTTGTTAGAACAAATTCAACCCTTTAGTTGGTTAACAACACCAAATAAGTATTTGGTGCTCATTAACGGCGGTACACATTTTTCCGCGATCGCAGAATCACCGAATGCTGCTATTCCCGTTCCCACAGAGGTTACTGGTCCTAGCCCTGTTTTAGCGCGTAGTTACGTTCAAGCTTTGAGTGTTCCTTTTTTTCTAACTTACGTCATCGATCGAGCAAGTTACCGTCGCTACCTAAGTGCAGATTACGTCAATGCTATCAGTCAGAAGCCACTACCGCTTTCGTTAGTGACATCTCTTACCCCCACTCAGCTTGAACAAACTGCTCGATAA
- a CDS encoding glycoside hydrolase family 15 protein has translation MSALQMRGFRTGRVGLGAIDFWDAVYFLIGLTKPCWTQGNKDGVGTACAVSSRTWFTLSNGILNEVYYPTIDRPQIRDLQYLITDGSSFFHEEQRHLHTKTERIVPHVLGYRITNSDPEGRYTITKEIITDPRDSCILQHTRLTGHPEVLAKLQLYALCAPHLGIGGWNDSARIVEVAGVKILTAQQNDNWLAMTATVPFTRASCGYVGESDGWTDLADNFQMDWEFQQAQGGNVALTAEIDPKNNQEFTLGLAFANHLHDAVTTLLLSLDVPFEEQKVRYINQWNNACENRLPLEQVSGDGGNLYHSSFSVLLAHEDKIYPGATIASLSIPWGNAHGDEQQGGYHLVWVRDMVNSVTALLAAGHKTTALEALIYLAASQQADGGFAQNFWINGEPYWTGIQLDQVASPIMLAWRLYRHNALRQFDPYPIVMQAVK, from the coding sequence ATGTCTGCACTCCAGATGCGGGGATTCAGAACGGGTCGCGTGGGACTAGGAGCTATCGACTTTTGGGATGCAGTCTATTTTCTCATTGGTCTTACAAAACCCTGTTGGACTCAAGGCAATAAAGACGGGGTAGGAACTGCTTGCGCCGTCTCCAGTCGCACGTGGTTCACCCTTTCTAATGGCATTCTCAATGAAGTTTATTACCCTACTATTGACCGTCCCCAAATCCGAGATCTACAATACTTGATTACTGATGGCTCTAGCTTTTTCCATGAAGAACAGCGCCATCTGCATACCAAAACTGAACGTATCGTCCCTCACGTTCTTGGATACCGCATTACCAATTCCGATCCGGAAGGACGTTACACTATTACCAAGGAAATCATTACTGACCCGCGAGATTCATGCATTTTGCAACACACGCGCCTTACAGGTCATCCAGAAGTACTAGCAAAACTTCAGCTATATGCGCTCTGTGCGCCACACTTGGGTATCGGCGGCTGGAATGATAGCGCCAGAATAGTAGAAGTAGCAGGAGTAAAAATTTTAACAGCTCAACAAAATGATAATTGGTTGGCAATGACAGCAACGGTTCCCTTCACACGCGCCTCTTGTGGCTATGTCGGTGAAAGTGACGGTTGGACAGACTTGGCAGATAATTTCCAAATGGATTGGGAGTTTCAGCAAGCCCAAGGAGGGAATGTTGCTCTAACAGCCGAAATTGACCCAAAGAATAATCAAGAATTTACGTTAGGGCTGGCATTCGCTAACCACCTCCACGATGCAGTGACAACGCTTTTGCTGTCCTTGGATGTACCTTTTGAAGAACAAAAAGTCCGCTATATCAACCAATGGAACAATGCCTGTGAAAACCGCCTACCACTAGAACAAGTATCGGGGGATGGAGGTAATCTTTATCACAGTAGCTTTAGCGTGCTACTAGCACATGAAGACAAAATCTATCCCGGTGCAACGATCGCATCGCTGTCAATTCCTTGGGGTAATGCCCACGGCGATGAACAACAAGGAGGTTATCATCTGGTTTGGGTTCGCGACATGGTAAATAGTGTAACAGCACTGCTGGCAGCCGGACACAAAACAACTGCCTTAGAAGCATTGATTTACCTCGCTGCTAGTCAACAAGCAGATGGTGGTTTTGCTCAGAACTTTTGGATAAACGGCGAGCCATACTGGACGGGAATTCAGCTTGACCAAGTAGCTTCTCCAATTATGCTGGCATGGCGACTTTATCGGCACAATGCCTTACGCCAATTCGATCCTTATCCAATAGTGATGCAGGCAGTTAAGTAG
- a CDS encoding IS5 family transposase encodes MYRKQGQTSIPTENFELPFEGKLSEDNRWVMMAAFIPWTEFEEEYSSFFSVEMGAPAKSFRMALGALIIKEKLGISDRETVEQIKENPYLQYFIGMSYYSNEAPFDASMLVHFRERISVELVNKVNQEMVKKMLEATSSKLSEKKTESPEEEGETPKNRGKLIIDATCAPGDISYPTDLELLNQARKQTEKIIDLLYEQTLGQLEKKPRTYRERARKDYLAVAKKRRVSQKDRRKAIRKQLQYIKRNLSHIEQLIISGASLEDLSHRQYKMLLVVAEVYRQQLWLYENKKQSIDDRIVSLTQPHIRPIVRGKAGKSVEFGAKLSASCFEGYIFLDHISWDNFNESGDLKAQVEAFKNYTGYYPESVHVDKIYRTRENRAWCKERGIIMSGPPLGRPPANVSKEKKKQDLESERIRNCIEGKFGQGKRRFSLNRVMTKLAHTSETAIAITFLVMNLSTQLSRLFYAFLCLFFKTTPFSPFTIIENNQSLNHR; translated from the coding sequence ATGTACCGAAAACAGGGACAAACTTCAATCCCAACTGAAAACTTTGAACTCCCGTTCGAGGGCAAGTTATCAGAAGATAATCGTTGGGTAATGATGGCTGCTTTCATTCCTTGGACAGAATTTGAAGAAGAATATTCTTCATTTTTCTCAGTAGAGATGGGAGCACCTGCCAAATCTTTTCGGATGGCATTAGGGGCATTAATAATCAAAGAAAAGTTGGGGATAAGCGATAGAGAAACAGTAGAGCAAATTAAAGAAAATCCTTATCTACAGTACTTTATAGGAATGTCATATTATAGTAATGAAGCTCCATTTGATGCATCAATGTTGGTACATTTTCGGGAAAGAATTAGTGTGGAGCTTGTTAACAAAGTGAATCAAGAAATGGTGAAGAAGATGCTAGAAGCAACATCTTCTAAACTATCTGAAAAAAAAACAGAATCACCAGAAGAAGAAGGTGAGACACCCAAAAATCGGGGAAAATTAATAATAGATGCAACTTGTGCTCCGGGTGATATCAGCTATCCGACAGATTTAGAGCTACTCAATCAAGCAAGAAAACAGACAGAGAAAATTATAGACTTACTTTACGAACAGACTTTGGGTCAATTAGAGAAAAAACCAAGAACCTATAGAGAGAGGGCTAGAAAGGATTATCTAGCAGTCGCTAAAAAACGTCGCGTTTCCCAAAAAGACAGGAGAAAAGCAATTAGAAAACAACTTCAATATATCAAAAGAAACTTATCTCATATTGAACAGCTAATTATTTCAGGAGCCTCTCTGGAAGATTTAAGTCACAGACAATATAAGATGTTGCTTGTAGTTGCAGAAGTCTACCGTCAACAACTCTGGTTGTATGAAAATAAAAAACAGAGTATTGACGACCGCATTGTCAGTTTAACCCAACCACATATCCGTCCAATTGTCCGAGGGAAAGCTGGTAAATCGGTAGAATTTGGGGCAAAATTGTCTGCTAGTTGCTTTGAAGGATATATATTTTTAGACCATATAAGTTGGGATAATTTTAATGAATCAGGAGACTTAAAAGCTCAAGTAGAAGCCTTTAAAAATTACACAGGGTACTATCCAGAATCTGTTCATGTTGATAAAATTTATCGCACAAGAGAGAACCGAGCTTGGTGTAAAGAAAGAGGTATTATAATGAGCGGACCTCCTTTAGGAAGACCCCCAGCTAATGTTAGTAAAGAAAAAAAGAAACAAGATTTAGAATCTGAGAGAATTCGTAATTGTATTGAGGGAAAATTTGGACAGGGGAAAAGAAGATTTAGCCTCAATCGCGTGATGACGAAACTTGCTCATACTTCTGAAACTGCAATTGCTATTACTTTTTTAGTGATGAATCTTTCTACTCAGCTCTCGCGGCTATTTTATGCTTTTTTATGTCTATTTTTTAAAACTACACCTTTTTCCCCATTTACTATTATTGAAAATAATCAGTCCTTAAATCATAGATAG
- a CDS encoding glycoside hydrolase family 15 protein, with protein MNYGPATQQERWEEVSGYSPSTLASTIAALICAAIFARERGDKSTAQLIEEYADFLESHLETWTVTTEGTLIPEIKRHYIRINPVDVHNPYPNEDPNQGVLSIANRPPGSPWQFPAKEIVDAGFLELVRYGIRSPYDPVIVDSLKVVDAVLKVDTPLGSCWHRYNHDGYGQREDGGPFLHYGKGRAWPLLTGERGHYELAAGHDMQPFIQAMEAFASDTGLLPEQIWDEPDLPDSHLYFGKPTGSAMPLAWAHAEYIKLLRSVRDGKVFDWIPEVANRYLGNSKPTQFLEIWKFNRQIRSVKAGYTLRIQALAPFQLHWSNDNWQTIQNTDSTATAIDIEFVDIAISSSQQSPINFTFFWTNSQNWENCNYQVTIMS; from the coding sequence ATTAATTACGGTCCCGCTACCCAGCAAGAACGATGGGAAGAAGTTAGCGGTTATTCGCCTTCAACCCTTGCCTCAACTATTGCTGCACTCATTTGTGCAGCAATTTTTGCCCGCGAACGAGGAGATAAGAGTACTGCTCAGTTGATTGAAGAGTACGCCGATTTCCTGGAAAGTCACTTAGAAACCTGGACGGTGACAACTGAAGGAACTTTAATTCCTGAGATTAAACGGCATTACATTCGGATTAATCCGGTGGATGTTCACAACCCATACCCAAATGAAGACCCGAATCAAGGAGTGCTATCAATTGCTAACCGTCCTCCTGGTAGTCCGTGGCAATTTCCAGCAAAAGAAATTGTTGATGCAGGTTTTTTGGAACTAGTGCGCTACGGTATTCGCTCTCCCTACGATCCCGTGATTGTTGATTCTCTCAAAGTCGTAGATGCAGTACTGAAAGTTGACACTCCCTTGGGTTCCTGCTGGCATCGTTACAATCATGACGGTTATGGACAACGAGAAGATGGCGGTCCTTTCTTGCATTACGGCAAAGGACGAGCTTGGCCTTTGTTGACTGGAGAAAGGGGACATTACGAACTCGCCGCAGGGCATGATATGCAACCTTTTATACAAGCAATGGAAGCCTTTGCTTCAGACACGGGATTGTTACCAGAACAAATCTGGGATGAGCCAGACCTTCCAGACTCTCACTTGTACTTTGGAAAACCTACAGGTTCAGCAATGCCTCTAGCATGGGCGCACGCAGAGTATATTAAACTACTACGTTCTGTGCGAGATGGCAAGGTGTTTGATTGGATTCCAGAAGTAGCAAATCGTTATTTGGGAAATTCCAAACCAACTCAGTTTCTTGAAATTTGGAAATTCAATCGTCAAATCCGCAGTGTGAAGGCGGGATACACTCTGCGAATTCAAGCATTGGCTCCCTTCCAGTTGCACTGGTCGAATGATAACTGGCAGACGATACAAAATACTGACTCAACAGCAACTGCAATTGATATTGAATTCGTCGATATTGCTATTTCTTCGAGTCAGCAATCCCCCATTAACTTTACCTTTTTCTGGACTAATTCACAAAACTGGGAAAACTGCAACTATCAAGTAACCATAATGAGTTAA